One part of the Truepera radiovictrix DSM 17093 genome encodes these proteins:
- the nuoK gene encoding NADH-quinone oxidoreductase subunit NuoK yields the protein MFDASVPTEYYVALSALIFALGAVGVLTRKSAIMVFLSVELMLNAANLALVAFARGWAAAGTEIALSGQVAVFIILAVAAAEVAVGLGILVAIFRYRHSTDVDNLSGVRL from the coding sequence GTGTTTGACGCCTCCGTACCGACCGAGTACTACGTCGCCCTCTCAGCGCTGATCTTCGCCCTCGGCGCGGTCGGGGTGCTGACCCGCAAAAGCGCCATCATGGTGTTTTTGTCGGTCGAGCTGATGTTAAACGCTGCGAACCTCGCGCTGGTGGCCTTTGCGCGCGGTTGGGCGGCAGCTGGCACCGAGATCGCCCTCTCGGGGCAGGTCGCCGTGTTTATCATCTTGGCCGTGGCCGCCGCCGAGGTCGCGGTGGGTTTAGGCATCTTGGTCGCCATCTTCCGCTACCGTCACTCGACGGACGTCGACAACCTTTCAGGAGTACGCTTGTGA
- a CDS encoding complex I subunit 4 family protein produces the protein MTLWTILLPLFGALALFALPARGAQRLVVLFATLFTWLFALALPQAQPFEAPWIEAVGLYWSLDPAGAGGVLVLAAATVMLPAALYASFAVRERTRGFLALLLLMQAGLNGIFLAADLVLFYVFWEATLIPSLLLLGIWGGEGRRQATLKYLTYAVAGSFLMLVAILALRPLSGAPSFRLADLLPATQALPFSTQLALFVAFALAFAVKLPLWPLHAWLPDFHEQNHPSGVADAAGTLYKVGGWGFFAFALPLFPEAAAAASPYLLALAAFTAVYAAVIATAQTHLKRLLAYASLSHMGIVGVGVFGLYLAGLNGAMYLLAAQMLSTGGLFLITGMLYARRETFDLTAYGGLAKSAPGLAAVTLFTLFASIGVPGLANFPGEFMSLMGAFQRSPLLGGLATLSVIAAGVYGVNLYQRLFQGEATLQTRELRWGEAALLAPLLTAILWFGLFPQPQLARIDAHAQRTVARLAEPAAQGAAVHGAALAADATHGEDE, from the coding sequence GTGACCCTCTGGACGATCCTCCTCCCCCTGTTCGGTGCGCTCGCGCTCTTCGCGCTGCCCGCGCGCGGCGCGCAGCGCCTCGTGGTCCTTTTCGCCACCCTCTTTACCTGGCTTTTCGCCCTCGCGCTGCCGCAAGCCCAGCCCTTCGAAGCCCCCTGGATCGAGGCCGTGGGCCTGTACTGGTCACTCGATCCGGCGGGGGCGGGGGGCGTGCTGGTGCTCGCCGCCGCTACCGTGATGCTGCCCGCAGCGCTCTACGCCTCGTTCGCCGTCCGGGAGCGCACGCGCGGCTTTTTGGCGCTTTTGCTCCTGATGCAAGCGGGGCTCAACGGCATCTTTCTCGCGGCCGACCTCGTGCTCTTCTATGTCTTCTGGGAGGCGACCCTGATCCCGAGCCTCCTGCTCCTCGGGATCTGGGGCGGCGAGGGCCGACGGCAGGCGACGCTAAAGTACCTCACCTACGCCGTGGCGGGGTCGTTTCTCATGCTGGTGGCGATCCTGGCGCTGCGCCCCCTGTCGGGCGCCCCGAGCTTCCGCCTGGCCGACCTGCTGCCCGCGACCCAAGCGCTCCCCTTCTCTACGCAGCTCGCGCTGTTTGTCGCCTTCGCGCTCGCCTTCGCCGTCAAGCTGCCCCTCTGGCCGCTGCACGCGTGGCTCCCCGACTTTCACGAGCAGAACCACCCCTCGGGGGTCGCCGACGCCGCCGGGACGCTCTACAAGGTCGGCGGCTGGGGCTTTTTCGCCTTTGCGCTCCCCCTTTTCCCGGAGGCGGCGGCCGCGGCCTCGCCCTACCTGCTCGCCTTGGCCGCCTTTACGGCCGTCTATGCGGCGGTCATCGCCACGGCGCAGACGCACCTCAAGCGCCTGTTGGCCTACGCCTCGCTCTCGCACATGGGGATCGTCGGCGTCGGGGTGTTCGGCCTCTACCTGGCGGGACTGAACGGCGCTATGTACCTGCTCGCCGCGCAGATGCTCTCGACGGGGGGGCTTTTCCTCATCACCGGTATGCTCTACGCGCGCCGCGAGACCTTCGACCTGACCGCCTACGGCGGGCTCGCCAAAAGCGCGCCCGGTCTGGCGGCGGTTACGCTCTTTACCCTTTTCGCCAGCATCGGCGTGCCGGGGCTCGCCAACTTCCCCGGCGAGTTCATGAGCCTTATGGGCGCCTTTCAGCGCAGCCCGCTCTTGGGCGGTTTGGCGACCTTGTCGGTCATCGCGGCGGGCGTCTACGGGGTCAACCTCTACCAGCGCCTCTTTCAGGGTGAGGCTACGCTGCAGACGCGCGAGCTGCGCTGGGGGGAAGCCGCGCTGCTCGCCCCGCTGCTCACCGCCATCTTGTGGTTCGGCCTCTTTCCTCAGCCGCAGCTCGCGCGTATCGACGCGCACGCGCAGCGGACGGTCGCCCGGCTCGCTGAACCTGCGGCACAGGGGGCGGCCGTGCACGGCGCCGCCCTCGCGGCCGACGCGACCCACGGGGAGGACGAATGA
- the nuoL gene encoding NADH-quinone oxidoreductase subunit L, which produces MTAPVPPDAVTVIDATSLAAGAPFFALLGAFVCGFFGRYLRGTAPGVFATSMVGIGFFLSLAAFFSLLFRAERTVHVPLWSFLQAGDFRLDLGFVLDPLSVTLMLIITGVGFLIHLYSIGYMHGDEGFARYFAGLNLFVASMLVLVMADSFLLMFLGWEGVGVCSFLLIGFWYRDRLNADAARKAFITNRVGDVGFLLAMFLTFQTFGTLEIAAVNEAAGGLVAGSAVLTTLGLLYLIAACGKSAQLPLHVWLPDAMAGPTPVSALIHAATMVTAGVYLVARAAPLFAAAPAASAAVAWVGALTALFAAFAALSQLDIKKILAYSTISQLGFMFVAVGVGAYWVGIFHVLTHAFFKALLFLAAGSVIHALGGEQDVRKMGGLGKHMRVTGTTALVGTLAISGVPLLSGFFSKDAILLHAFTTELIAGYGSFLIYLTLLATAVLTAFYMFRWYYLVFAGEERFGAEARAHLHESPPLMTTPLIVLAVLSAVAGFIGLPEFAFPNLIAPWLETAAAVSFRHPPVAVEWLLIGLSVTAAFLGLGLGYLRYRGGMREARPGALQRASQEALGFDALYRRLFVRPGEALAQGFGVVDGELIDKGLGETALGVGILARASSLLQSGFVRAYALLMLLGLAALVFFVALSGVLA; this is translated from the coding sequence GTGACCGCGCCCGTGCCCCCTGACGCCGTAACCGTCATCGACGCGACCTCGCTCGCGGCGGGAGCGCCCTTTTTCGCCCTTTTGGGGGCCTTTGTCTGCGGCTTTTTCGGGCGCTACCTGCGCGGCACCGCCCCCGGCGTCTTCGCGACCTCAATGGTCGGCATCGGCTTTTTCCTCTCGCTCGCCGCTTTTTTTAGCCTGCTTTTTCGCGCCGAGCGCACCGTGCACGTGCCGCTCTGGTCGTTTTTGCAAGCGGGCGACTTTCGCCTCGATTTGGGCTTTGTCCTCGACCCCTTGAGCGTTACCCTGATGCTGATCATCACCGGGGTCGGCTTTTTAATCCACCTCTACTCGATCGGCTACATGCACGGCGACGAGGGGTTTGCGCGCTACTTCGCGGGCCTCAACCTCTTCGTCGCGTCGATGCTGGTGTTGGTCATGGCCGACTCTTTCCTGCTGATGTTTCTCGGGTGGGAAGGGGTCGGGGTCTGCTCGTTTTTGCTGATCGGCTTCTGGTACCGCGACCGCCTCAACGCCGACGCGGCGCGCAAGGCGTTCATCACCAACCGCGTCGGCGACGTCGGCTTTCTGCTGGCGATGTTTCTCACCTTCCAGACCTTCGGGACGCTCGAGATCGCCGCCGTGAACGAAGCGGCGGGCGGCCTGGTCGCGGGTTCGGCGGTGCTGACCACTCTGGGGCTGCTCTACCTCATAGCCGCCTGCGGCAAGTCGGCGCAGCTCCCGCTGCACGTCTGGCTGCCCGACGCGATGGCCGGCCCGACGCCCGTCTCGGCGCTGATTCACGCCGCCACGATGGTCACCGCTGGGGTCTACTTGGTCGCGCGCGCCGCGCCGCTCTTCGCCGCCGCGCCCGCCGCCTCGGCGGCGGTGGCCTGGGTGGGGGCGCTCACGGCGCTCTTTGCCGCCTTTGCCGCCCTGTCACAGCTGGACATCAAAAAGATCCTCGCCTACTCGACCATCTCGCAGCTCGGCTTTATGTTCGTGGCGGTCGGGGTCGGTGCCTACTGGGTCGGCATCTTTCACGTGCTGACGCACGCCTTCTTTAAAGCGCTCCTCTTTCTCGCTGCGGGTTCGGTGATCCACGCGCTAGGCGGCGAACAAGACGTGCGCAAGATGGGTGGGCTCGGCAAACACATGCGCGTCACGGGGACGACCGCGCTCGTGGGCACCCTGGCGATCTCCGGCGTGCCGCTGCTCTCGGGTTTTTTCAGCAAAGACGCGATCTTGCTCCACGCCTTTACCACCGAGCTCATCGCCGGGTACGGGAGCTTTCTTATCTACCTCACGCTGCTCGCGACGGCGGTGCTCACCGCCTTTTACATGTTCCGCTGGTACTACCTCGTCTTCGCCGGCGAGGAGCGCTTTGGCGCCGAAGCGCGGGCGCACCTGCACGAATCGCCACCCCTTATGACAACGCCCCTTATCGTGCTGGCGGTGCTGAGCGCCGTGGCCGGGTTTATCGGTCTGCCCGAGTTCGCTTTTCCCAACCTGATCGCGCCCTGGCTCGAGACCGCAGCGGCCGTGTCGTTCCGCCACCCCCCTGTGGCGGTCGAGTGGTTGCTGATCGGCCTTTCGGTGACGGCGGCCTTTTTGGGTCTAGGGCTCGGCTACCTGCGCTACCGCGGCGGCATGCGCGAAGCGCGCCCCGGGGCGCTGCAGCGCGCCTCGCAGGAGGCGCTCGGTTTCGACGCGCTCTACCGCCGCCTCTTCGTCCGCCCGGGTGAGGCGCTCGCGCAGGGCTTCGGGGTGGTCGACGGCGAGCTGATCGACAAGGGCCTCGGCGAGACGGCCTTGGGCGTCGGGATCTTGGCGCGGGCCTCGAGCCTCCTGCAGTCGGGGTTCGTGCGCGCCTACGCGCTGCTCATGCTCTTGGGGCTCGCCGCCCTCGTCTTTTTCGTCGCCCTCTCGGGAGTTCTCGCGTGA